A region of Panicum virgatum strain AP13 chromosome 8N, P.virgatum_v5, whole genome shotgun sequence DNA encodes the following proteins:
- the LOC120686858 gene encoding ribosomal biogenesis protein LAS1L-like isoform X2: MESEEMLAMLYSMAIMRLVNGFVENQHKKTGRSISELAEAVGIPRVLVDIRHESSHRNLPSLRLLRLASIKAFD; encoded by the exons ATGGAGTCGGAGGAAATGCTCGCGATGCTGTACAGTATGGCAATCATGAG GCTTGTAAATGGTTTTGTGGAGAATCAACATAAGAAAACTGGCCGTTCAATATCTGAACTAGCTGAGGCTGTTGGAATACCACGAGTTCTGGTGGACATTCGCCATG AAAGTTCCCATCGCAACCTTCCCTCCCTGCGACTGTTACGCCTGGCAAGTATTAAG
- the LOC120686858 gene encoding ribosomal biogenesis protein LAS1L-like isoform X1: protein MESEEMLAMLYSMAIMRLVNGFVENQHKKTGRSISELAEAVGIPRVLVDIRHESSHRNLPSLRLLRLASIKGLRN, encoded by the exons ATGGAGTCGGAGGAAATGCTCGCGATGCTGTACAGTATGGCAATCATGAG GCTTGTAAATGGTTTTGTGGAGAATCAACATAAGAAAACTGGCCGTTCAATATCTGAACTAGCTGAGGCTGTTGGAATACCACGAGTTCTGGTGGACATTCGCCATG AAAGTTCCCATCGCAACCTTCCCTCCCTGCGACTGTTACGCCTGGCAAGTATTAAG